Proteins encoded within one genomic window of Alkalilimnicola sp. S0819:
- a CDS encoding iron-sulfur cluster assembly scaffold protein, with amino-acid sequence MAWSEVVLRHYRELPGAGLPAGACSGEAGRVAEGRRVVIGLTVDAERIVDAGFLAFGCPATLAAAAWLSQWLPGRGLDEVRGLRGLEIAEALALPAERLSAALVVEDALRAALACFGEPPTAAYTGEYQPTDGGR; translated from the coding sequence ATGGCCTGGTCTGAGGTGGTTTTGCGCCATTACCGGGAATTGCCCGGTGCCGGGCTGCCCGCTGGCGCTTGCAGCGGCGAGGCCGGGCGCGTAGCCGAAGGCCGCCGGGTGGTCATCGGCCTGACGGTGGACGCTGAGCGGATTGTCGACGCGGGCTTTCTCGCCTTCGGTTGCCCGGCCACCCTGGCCGCGGCCGCCTGGCTCAGCCAGTGGCTGCCCGGGCGCGGCCTGGATGAGGTCCGCGGGCTGCGCGGCCTGGAGATCGCCGAGGCACTGGCGCTGCCCGCCGAGCGCCTGAGTGCCGCCCTGGTGGTGGAAGATGCCCTGCGGGCGGCATTGGCGTGCTTTGGAGAGCCGCCAACGGCCGCGTACACTGGTGAATATCAACCAACTGATGGAGGACGGTGA
- the ndk gene encoding nucleoside-diphosphate kinase — translation MAVERTLSILKPDAVAKNVIGEIYNRFEKAGLKIVASRMKHLSQADAEGFYAVHKDRPFFKDLVSFMTSGPVMIQVLEGEDAIRKNREIMGATNPKEAAAGTIRHDFADSIDANAAHGSDAPETAKQEIEYFFKADEIYSR, via the coding sequence ATGGCAGTCGAACGTACTCTTTCCATCCTCAAGCCCGATGCAGTCGCCAAGAACGTGATCGGTGAGATCTACAACCGTTTCGAGAAGGCCGGGCTGAAGATCGTCGCCTCCCGCATGAAGCACCTGAGCCAGGCCGACGCCGAAGGCTTCTATGCCGTGCACAAGGACCGCCCCTTCTTCAAGGATCTGGTTTCTTTCATGACCTCCGGTCCGGTGATGATCCAGGTGCTGGAAGGCGAGGACGCCATTCGCAAGAACCGCGAGATCATGGGCGCGACCAACCCCAAGGAAGCGGCGGCCGGCACCATTCGTCACGATTTCGCCGATTCCATCGACGCCAACGCCGCCCACGGCTCCGACGCGCCGGAAACGGCCAAGCAGGAAATTGAATACTTCTTCAAAGCCGATGAGATCTACTCCCGTTAA
- a CDS encoding HesB/IscA family protein encodes MNPITVSDRAAEHIRHYLGKHGGDGLRLGVKTSGCSGFAYTVGVAGEPDESDRVFETQGVKLVVAPKSLPFLEGMELDYVTEGLNARFTFKNPNAKDHCGCGESFAI; translated from the coding sequence ATGAACCCGATTACCGTGAGCGATCGTGCCGCCGAGCACATCCGCCATTATCTGGGCAAGCACGGCGGCGACGGCCTGCGCCTGGGCGTGAAGACCAGCGGCTGCTCCGGCTTCGCCTATACCGTGGGGGTTGCCGGGGAGCCCGACGAGAGCGACCGGGTGTTCGAGACCCAAGGCGTGAAACTGGTGGTCGCGCCCAAGAGCCTGCCCTTCCTGGAGGGGATGGAGCTGGATTACGTCACCGAGGGGCTCAATGCCCGCTTTACCTTCAAGAACCCCAATGCGAAGGACCATTGCGGCTGCGGCGAAAGTTTCGCCATCTGA
- the rlmN gene encoding 23S rRNA (adenine(2503)-C(2))-methyltransferase RlmN, translating to MRSTPVKEPREARTNLLGLDREGLKGFFAEMGEKPFRASQLLKWIHQRGVTDFAQMTDLSKALRTKLEATAEVRIPEPVFDQRSADGTRKWLLRMDGSNAIETVYIPETGRGTLCVSSQVGCALECTFCSTAQQGFNRNLTSAEILGQLWFAVRELQASGLERPITNVVFMGMGEPLSNFAPVLMASRAMVDDDAYGLSKRRVTLSTSGLVPQLYRMAEISDIALAVSLHAPNDALRDELVPINRKHPIKDLLAACKHYIQDKPHRSITWEYVMLDGVNDHDEHARQLAVLLKGIPSKVNLIPFNPFPGTDYRCSSPERIRSFATILLKAGLTTTTRKTRGQDIDGACGQLVGRVEDRTRRRLRREQAAEATQ from the coding sequence ATGAGATCTACTCCCGTTAAGGAGCCGCGCGAGGCCAGGACCAACCTCCTGGGCCTGGACCGGGAGGGGTTGAAAGGGTTTTTCGCCGAAATGGGCGAAAAACCCTTTCGTGCCTCTCAATTGCTGAAATGGATTCACCAGCGCGGGGTTACCGACTTCGCGCAGATGACCGATCTCAGCAAGGCCCTGCGCACCAAGCTGGAAGCCACCGCGGAGGTGCGCATCCCGGAGCCGGTCTTCGACCAGCGATCCGCGGACGGCACCCGCAAGTGGCTGCTGCGCATGGACGGCAGCAACGCCATCGAGACGGTGTACATCCCCGAAACCGGCCGCGGCACCCTGTGCGTGTCTTCCCAGGTCGGTTGCGCGCTGGAATGCACCTTTTGCTCCACCGCCCAGCAAGGTTTCAACCGCAACCTCACCAGCGCCGAGATCCTGGGGCAGCTGTGGTTCGCGGTGCGCGAACTGCAGGCGTCGGGTCTGGAGCGGCCCATCACCAATGTGGTTTTCATGGGCATGGGCGAACCGCTGTCCAATTTCGCCCCGGTGCTGATGGCCAGCCGCGCCATGGTGGACGACGACGCCTACGGCCTGTCCAAGCGCCGGGTGACGCTGAGCACCTCGGGCCTGGTGCCGCAGCTCTATCGCATGGCGGAGATCTCCGATATCGCCCTGGCGGTGTCGCTGCACGCGCCCAACGATGCGCTGCGCGACGAACTGGTCCCAATCAACCGCAAGCACCCGATCAAGGATCTGCTGGCGGCCTGCAAGCACTACATCCAGGACAAGCCCCATCGCAGCATCACTTGGGAATACGTGATGCTGGACGGCGTGAACGATCACGACGAGCATGCCCGGCAGCTGGCCGTGCTGCTCAAGGGGATTCCCTCCAAGGTCAACCTGATCCCCTTCAACCCGTTCCCGGGCACCGATTACCGCTGCTCCTCGCCGGAGCGCATACGCAGCTTCGCCACCATACTGCTCAAGGCCGGGCTGACCACCACCACCCGCAAGACCCGCGGGCAGGACATCGACGGCGCCTGCGGCCAGCTGGTGGGCAGGGTGGAAGATCGCACCCGTCGGCGTCTGCGCCGGGAGCAGGCCGCGGAGGCTACCCAATGA